The window TTTGGCGAATCCGTCCCCGTCCTGGTGCTGCCGATGGGTTATGCGCGAAGGCTCGCCAATATCGAGCCGAACTTCAATTCCAGCCAGGCGATGAAGGCCTTTGCAAAATCATCCGAGCCGATCAACCTCGCCGCTGAAGTAGGCAACATTTTTCGACGCGCCTTTACAAAATTGAAAAACGGCCGCGGCGGACCGGTGATCGTCGAAATCCCGGCCGACATGTGGAACGAGGAAGTGCCGGAGCCCTTGAACTACACGCCGGTGTTGCGCACCCGCTACGGCGCCGATCCCGTGCATGTGAAGGAAGCCGCCGCACTGTTGATCGGTGCCAAACGGCCGGTAATCTATGCCGGCCAGGGCGTGCATTACGCAAGAGCCTGGCCGCAGTTGAGACGGCTCGCCGAGCGGCTCGCTATCCCCGTCACCACCAGCCTCGGCGGCAAATCGTCGTTCCCCGAGACGCATCCGCTGTCGCTCGGCTCCGGCGGCCTCGCAGTGCCGCGCGCAGTGCCAAAATTCCTGGCCGAGGCCGATGTGATTTTCGGGATTGGCTGCTCGTTCACGGAAACCTCCTTCGGCATCGCCATGCCCAAGGGCAAGACCATCATCCATTCGACGCTGGACCCCGCGCATCTCAACAAGGATGTCGAGGCCAAAATCGGGTTGGTCGGCGATGCCGGATTGGTGCTCGACGCGCTACTCGAAGAGATCGGCAAGAGTGTCACCTCGGATCGCGACGCCAAAACCGTCGCCGCCGAGATCGCGGCCTTGCACGAAGAGTGGCTCGCCAAATGGATGCCGAAGCTGAAGAGCAATGACGCGCCACTAAATCCCTACCGCGTGCTCTGGGATCTGCAGCACACCGTCGACATCCACAACACCATCATCACCCATGACGCCGGCAGCCCGCGCGACCAGCTGTCGCCGTTCTGGAAGCCGGTCGAACCTCTGTCCTATATCGGCTGGGGCAAGACCACGCAGCTCGGTTACGGGCTAGGGCTCGCGATGGGCGCCAAGCTCGCAAAACCGGAAAAGCTCTGCATCAATGTCTGGGGCGACGCCGCGATCGGCTTTACGGGGATGGATTTCGAGACCGCGGTGCGCGAGCGCATCCCGATCATGTCGATTCTGTTGAATAATTTTTCGATGGCGATCGAATTGAAGGTGATGCCGATTTCGACGGAGAAATATCGTTCGACCGATATTTCCGGCGACTATGCTGCCATGGCGCGGGCTTTTGGGGGTTATGGCGAGCGGGTGACGAAGCCGGAGGACATCATCCCGGCGATCAAGCGCGGCATTGCGAAGACAAAAGAAGGCATTCCGGTGCTGCTGGAATTCATTACCAGCAAAGAGACCGAGGTTTCGCGGCCGGGGACCTGACATAGCCGCAAGAACGGCCTTCCCGCGCCCGGGATTAACGCAGCCGCTGGAAAATTGTCCGGGAACCGCTGGCCCTGACCGTTCCAGGATGAAATAATCGGGCTCCCTTACGGGTTTTTTGAGCCTGGCGCCGCGTGGCCCCGGGTGAAATGGATTTGAGTGGATGACCGCGCTTCCAAAGGATGGGGTGGTCGATCTCAGGCGCAGGATTGCCGAGCTCGAACAGCAGCTCCAGGCGACCGCCGCCGAGCGCGACGAAGCGATCGCGCAGCAGGCCGCGACCGCCGAGATATTGCAGGTGATCAATTCGTCGCCCGCTGATCTCTCCCCCGTATTCGAGGCGATCCTGGATAAGGCGTTGCGACCGTG is drawn from Bradyrhizobium lablabi and contains these coding sequences:
- a CDS encoding thiamine pyrophosphate-requiring protein, which translates into the protein MKLGTAIAEIMKREGIEILCGYPVNHLIEHAANADIRPIMVRQERIGLHMADAISRVTSGRSIGAFCMQHGPGAENAMGGVAQCFGESVPVLVLPMGYARRLANIEPNFNSSQAMKAFAKSSEPINLAAEVGNIFRRAFTKLKNGRGGPVIVEIPADMWNEEVPEPLNYTPVLRTRYGADPVHVKEAAALLIGAKRPVIYAGQGVHYARAWPQLRRLAERLAIPVTTSLGGKSSFPETHPLSLGSGGLAVPRAVPKFLAEADVIFGIGCSFTETSFGIAMPKGKTIIHSTLDPAHLNKDVEAKIGLVGDAGLVLDALLEEIGKSVTSDRDAKTVAAEIAALHEEWLAKWMPKLKSNDAPLNPYRVLWDLQHTVDIHNTIITHDAGSPRDQLSPFWKPVEPLSYIGWGKTTQLGYGLGLAMGAKLAKPEKLCINVWGDAAIGFTGMDFETAVRERIPIMSILLNNFSMAIELKVMPISTEKYRSTDISGDYAAMARAFGGYGERVTKPEDIIPAIKRGIAKTKEGIPVLLEFITSKETEVSRPGT